The Carnobacterium sp. 17-4 genome has a window encoding:
- a CDS encoding Crp/Fnr family transcriptional regulator, producing MNKDTMHHNHSVESHKACVSLVPIFNHLEDEQLDEIMATTHSVSYKKHELIYHAGDESNALYIINKGKVRIYRLSESGKEQLVRILNPGDFTGEMALFSESTHEAYAEAMVDTKICMINRLDLQEFLVKYPSISLRILAEFSHRLEASEKQSSRFATEKVDTRIALFLVDYLDKETVGTDELTLPMSKKDLASYLGTTPETISRKFNELEDRGYIKQLTHKQIQIVDLDGLLLV from the coding sequence ATGAATAAAGACACTATGCACCATAATCATTCCGTTGAATCACATAAAGCTTGCGTTTCCTTAGTCCCGATTTTTAATCATTTAGAAGATGAACAGTTAGATGAAATCATGGCAACCACTCATTCAGTTTCATATAAGAAACATGAACTTATTTATCATGCTGGAGACGAGTCTAATGCTCTTTATATTATTAACAAAGGAAAAGTTCGGATATACAGATTATCGGAATCTGGGAAAGAACAATTAGTTCGGATTTTGAATCCCGGAGATTTTACTGGAGAGATGGCCTTATTTTCTGAATCCACACATGAGGCTTATGCAGAAGCAATGGTGGATACAAAAATATGTATGATTAACCGTTTAGATTTACAAGAATTCTTAGTGAAATATCCTTCCATCTCTTTAAGAATTTTGGCTGAATTTTCACATCGTCTTGAAGCTTCTGAGAAGCAGTCTTCTCGCTTTGCAACAGAAAAAGTTGATACACGTATTGCCTTATTTTTAGTGGATTATCTCGATAAAGAAACAGTTGGAACAGATGAACTCACTTTACCCATGAGCAAAAAAGACTTGGCTTCTTATTTAGGAACCACACCTGAAACGATCAGCCGTAAATTTAACGAGCTAGAAGACCGAGGTTATATCAAGCAATTGACACATAAACAAATTCAAATAGTCGATTTAGATGGTTTGTTATTAGTTTAA